In Dyadobacter subterraneus, a single genomic region encodes these proteins:
- a CDS encoding glutathionylspermidine synthase family protein, whose amino-acid sequence MIKLKSLPKTPESALQKLGWNWMLGTDTTPYLVKDVVVVDEDTATQYYEAAATLYDMFVEAGQYVIDNQIFDEMGIAPNLVELVKLSWEEDRNVHLYGRFDLAGGFDGQPVKLIEFNADTATCLPESAVVQWAHLRTNNEDDSKQFNTLYETLVKQFQYIKLVNKDLTASILFSTMRGFPEDDTNVNILSEAAKEAGFDVDFAYIDEVEFSKEGIFKQDSSGSGSFVRFDFWFKLVPWEFIGGDEPELTTLLTEIAKNRLAVILNPAYTLLFQSKYILKILWDLFPYHPLLLQTERYVIPHKKSVSKVLFGREGANISIIERGGEVLEKVEGDYEGQKRIYQEYVEFPKDEEGFSYQAGVFYAGEPCALGFRRGGKILDNTAQFVGHIVE is encoded by the coding sequence ATGATAAAATTAAAATCGCTACCAAAAACTCCGGAAAGTGCACTTCAAAAATTAGGCTGGAACTGGATGTTAGGAACAGATACGACGCCATATCTGGTAAAAGATGTTGTTGTGGTTGATGAAGATACAGCCACTCAGTACTATGAAGCTGCTGCAACACTTTACGATATGTTTGTTGAAGCTGGTCAATATGTTATTGATAATCAGATATTTGATGAAATGGGAATTGCCCCGAATCTGGTTGAACTGGTTAAACTTTCATGGGAAGAAGACCGGAATGTACATCTATACGGACGTTTTGATCTTGCCGGCGGTTTTGACGGACAGCCGGTGAAACTGATAGAATTCAATGCTGATACAGCAACTTGTCTGCCGGAAAGTGCGGTGGTGCAATGGGCACATTTGCGGACAAATAATGAAGATGATTCCAAGCAGTTTAATACTTTGTATGAAACGCTTGTAAAACAATTTCAATATATCAAGCTGGTTAACAAGGATCTGACTGCATCCATACTTTTCTCGACCATGCGTGGTTTTCCGGAAGATGATACGAATGTGAATATTTTGTCGGAAGCGGCCAAGGAAGCCGGTTTTGATGTTGATTTTGCTTACATTGATGAGGTTGAGTTTTCCAAAGAAGGAATTTTCAAACAGGATAGCTCGGGATCAGGAAGTTTCGTCCGTTTTGATTTCTGGTTTAAACTTGTTCCCTGGGAATTTATTGGTGGCGATGAACCTGAATTGACGACCTTATTGACAGAAATTGCCAAAAATCGATTGGCTGTTATCCTCAATCCGGCATATACTTTACTGTTTCAATCAAAATATATTCTTAAAATTTTGTGGGATTTATTTCCTTATCATCCGCTTTTGCTGCAAACGGAAAGGTATGTGATACCGCATAAAAAATCGGTTAGCAAAGTTTTGTTTGGCAGAGAAGGAGCTAATATTTCCATCATTGAAAGGGGAGGTGAAGTACTGGAAAAGGTGGAGGGAGATTATGAGGGACAAAAAAGAATTTATCAGGAATACGTAGAGTTTCCGAAAGATGAGGAAGGATTCTCATATCAGGCCGGCGTTTTTTACGCAGGCGAACCTTGCGCATTAGGTTTCCGGCGCGGAGGCAAAATTCTTGATAACACTGCTCAATTTGTAGGTCATATCGTTGAATAA
- a CDS encoding aminotransferase class V-fold PLP-dependent enzyme, translating to MNNRRSFIKKSAALGMGAFGVNSLFNELHAADFQSAEKFWKDDIGNNEDYWAVIQEAYSASKSDIIILNNGGVSPSPLVVQEALEKYNRQAAQGPSYYMWRVMDKGREPLRQRLAALGGCDPEEVAINRNATEALNTVIFGLPLQKGDEVIGMKFDYPNMMNAWRQRQLRDGIVYKQLSFEFPIENDAMIVKAYEDAITPNTKVIHLTHVVNWVGQIMPVKKICQMAHKKGVEVIVDGAHSFGLLDFKIADLECDYFGTSLHKFLSAPVGSGMMWVKKDKIAKIWPLVCNHEPTSADIRKFETLGTRSFCIEQAIGEAINFQGAIGTKRKQDRIHYLKKYWAEKAQQIPGVKIHTSLKPEYSCAIAGVSVDGIKPGELESKLFTDFKIHTTPISYEYVNCVRVTPHVYTKISDLDRLVGALEKISKKA from the coding sequence ATGAACAACCGCCGGTCTTTTATCAAAAAAAGTGCTGCCTTGGGTATGGGCGCCTTTGGAGTCAATAGTCTTTTTAACGAATTGCATGCCGCTGATTTTCAGTCGGCTGAGAAATTCTGGAAAGATGATATTGGGAATAATGAAGATTACTGGGCGGTTATTCAGGAAGCCTATTCCGCCAGCAAAAGTGATATCATTATTTTGAACAATGGCGGTGTTTCTCCTTCTCCGTTGGTGGTTCAGGAAGCGCTGGAAAAATATAACAGACAGGCGGCACAAGGTCCTTCTTACTACATGTGGCGGGTTATGGATAAAGGACGTGAGCCATTACGTCAGCGATTGGCAGCATTAGGAGGTTGTGATCCGGAAGAAGTTGCAATCAACAGAAATGCCACGGAAGCTTTAAATACCGTGATTTTTGGTCTGCCTTTACAAAAAGGTGACGAAGTAATCGGGATGAAATTCGACTATCCAAACATGATGAACGCCTGGCGTCAGCGTCAGCTTCGGGATGGAATTGTTTACAAACAATTGTCATTTGAATTTCCGATTGAAAATGATGCGATGATTGTGAAGGCGTATGAGGATGCGATCACACCTAATACGAAAGTTATTCATCTTACACATGTGGTCAACTGGGTTGGACAAATTATGCCGGTTAAGAAAATCTGCCAGATGGCGCATAAAAAAGGCGTTGAGGTGATCGTGGATGGCGCGCATTCTTTTGGCTTACTTGACTTTAAAATTGCCGATCTTGAATGTGATTATTTCGGAACCAGTCTGCACAAATTTTTGAGTGCGCCAGTAGGTAGTGGGATGATGTGGGTGAAAAAGGATAAAATCGCTAAAATCTGGCCATTGGTTTGTAATCATGAACCGACGAGCGCAGATATCCGCAAATTTGAAACACTTGGAACAAGAAGTTTTTGTATCGAACAGGCAATCGGTGAAGCAATTAATTTCCAGGGAGCCATTGGTACAAAAAGGAAACAGGATCGTATTCATTATCTCAAAAAATACTGGGCAGAAAAAGCACAGCAAATTCCGGGTGTAAAAATCCATACGTCGTTAAAACCGGAATATTCCTGCGCAATCGCCGGTGTAAGTGTAGACGGGATCAAGCCAGGAGAACTGGAAAGTAAGTTGTTTACGGATTTCAAAATTCATACAACGCCAATCAGTTATGAATATGTGAACTGTGTACGTGTAACGCCTCATGTTTATACCAAAATAAGTGATCTGGACAGGTTGGTTGGGGCTTTGGAGAAGATTTCGAAGAAGGCGTAG
- a CDS encoding M23 family metallopeptidase, which yields MSFSWKELLEGTMKRLVGLLLIVGMAGWNTQTMPKDNMLTYCSTFRQIQEDIRDCAITPDSAARAWQQNIRNIRATFHNGDSCRMGDSTYFVFPIKGYTPEKSIGGKGMGYRADGFDLFDMDVKGSHPAHDLFVYDRNQDNLDDRTWKPVEVLAFTSGVVVAVENNWKYDSDLRGGNWIWIYDPCLDGLFYYAHNNVLFVEPGQWVNAGDKISEMGRSGFNAFKKRSPTHLHLMFLKLNSDALPYPGDTYDWLMNSIVKQ from the coding sequence ATGTCATTTAGCTGGAAAGAATTGTTGGAGGGTACCATGAAACGGTTGGTTGGCTTATTGTTGATTGTGGGAATGGCAGGGTGGAATACGCAAACAATGCCCAAAGATAATATGCTAACTTATTGCAGTACTTTTCGTCAGATTCAGGAGGATATCAGAGACTGCGCCATTACACCGGATTCGGCGGCGCGGGCCTGGCAGCAAAATATCAGAAATATCAGGGCTACATTTCATAATGGGGATTCTTGCCGGATGGGTGATTCGACTTATTTCGTTTTTCCAATTAAAGGTTACACGCCAGAGAAATCAATCGGCGGAAAAGGAATGGGTTACCGGGCCGATGGTTTTGATCTTTTTGATATGGATGTAAAGGGAAGTCACCCGGCGCATGATCTTTTTGTTTACGATAGAAATCAGGATAATCTGGACGACAGAACCTGGAAACCGGTTGAAGTTTTGGCTTTCACTTCTGGCGTTGTAGTGGCCGTAGAGAATAACTGGAAATACGATAGCGATTTACGTGGCGGAAACTGGATCTGGATTTATGATCCATGCCTTGACGGATTATTTTATTATGCCCATAATAATGTTTTATTTGTAGAACCTGGACAATGGGTAAATGCCGGAGATAAAATTTCGGAAATGGGTAGAAGCGGTTTTAACGCATTTAAAAAACGCTCACCTACGCATTTACATTTAATGTTTTTGAAATTAAACAGCGATGCCTTACCATATCCCGGTGATACTTACGACTGGTTAATGAATTCAATAGTGAAACAATAG
- a CDS encoding aldo/keto reductase translates to MQYRRFGRSDWKISEIGYGMWGLAGWTGSDIKEIEDSLDLAVASGCNFFDTAWGYAEGKSEMILGELIRRNPDKKLYAATKIPPKNRQWPSKPSFLLKDVFPADYIVEYTEKSLKNLGLETIDLLQFHVWEDAWAHEDEWKEAIQKLTKEGKVERWGISINRWEPDNALTTLETGLIDAVQVIYNIFDQAPEDNLFPLCRKLDIGVISRVPLDEGTLSGHLTKETTFPADDWRSTYFVPENLNSSVDHAEALRPDLPENMSMPEAALRFILENQDVHTTIPGMRKLAHVKSNVATSDGKRLTEKELEKIKKHRWDREPTEWSQ, encoded by the coding sequence ATGCAATACCGCCGTTTTGGACGTAGTGACTGGAAGATCAGCGAGATAGGTTATGGAATGTGGGGACTTGCCGGCTGGACAGGATCAGATATCAAGGAAATTGAGGATTCTCTGGACCTGGCCGTGGCATCAGGATGTAACTTTTTTGATACAGCCTGGGGTTATGCCGAAGGTAAAAGTGAGATGATTCTGGGAGAACTTATCCGCCGGAATCCTGATAAAAAATTATATGCTGCAACAAAAATTCCGCCAAAAAATCGTCAGTGGCCTTCAAAACCATCATTCCTTTTAAAGGATGTTTTTCCGGCAGACTACATTGTTGAGTATACCGAAAAAAGTCTTAAAAATCTGGGTTTGGAAACCATTGATCTTTTGCAATTCCATGTTTGGGAAGATGCATGGGCACATGAAGATGAGTGGAAAGAAGCGATTCAAAAGCTGACAAAAGAAGGAAAAGTGGAACGTTGGGGAATCAGCATCAATCGCTGGGAACCGGACAACGCGTTAACAACCTTAGAAACAGGTTTGATCGATGCAGTTCAGGTTATCTATAATATTTTCGATCAGGCACCGGAAGACAATCTTTTTCCGCTTTGCAGAAAACTGGATATTGGTGTCATTTCACGTGTTCCATTGGATGAAGGTACCTTGTCAGGACATCTTACCAAGGAAACAACCTTCCCGGCAGACGACTGGCGTTCTACTTATTTTGTTCCGGAAAATCTGAATAGCAGCGTTGATCATGCAGAAGCACTTCGACCGGATTTGCCTGAAAATATGTCTATGCCGGAAGCTGCTTTGAGATTTATTCTTGAAAACCAGGATGTTCATACAACCATTCCGGGAATGAGAAAATTAGCACATGTTAAGTCAAACGTGGCTACTAGTGACGGAAAAAGATTGACAGAAAAAGAGCTTGAAAAGATAAAGAAACATCGCTGGGACCGTGAACCTACCGAATGGTCGCAATAG
- a CDS encoding isoamylase early set domain-containing protein, which produces MALTKQYLKSKPVVKVTFTLPAEAVEKSEKVTLVGEFNGWNPKEAVALKKQKDGSFKASLDLVPGKEYQFRYLLDNEIWANDWEADKYVPAGVNAEENSVVVL; this is translated from the coding sequence ATGGCATTAACGAAACAGTATTTGAAAAGCAAGCCCGTTGTTAAAGTAACGTTCACCTTGCCTGCTGAAGCCGTTGAAAAATCTGAAAAAGTTACGCTTGTAGGCGAGTTTAATGGATGGAATCCGAAAGAAGCGGTGGCATTGAAAAAACAAAAAGACGGTTCGTTCAAGGCTAGCCTTGACTTGGTTCCTGGTAAAGAATACCAATTCCGTTATCTTTTAGATAACGAAATCTGGGCAAATGACTGGGAAGCTGATAAATATGTTCCTGCGGGAGTAAATGCAGAAGAAAATTCAGTTGTAGTTCTTTAA
- a CDS encoding hydroxypyruvate isomerase family protein — protein sequence MLRRNFVKSSLGIAGAAIAANEAFAAPTSNMAKNTFKLKYASHFGMFQNSAGKDVIDQLKFMADQGFMALEDNGMMGRPVEEQEKIAKEMTRLGMEMGVFVVDKGGNGANTLASNKKEHIDIFLAGCKKAVETAKRVNAKWMTVVPGDFDRSLPIGVQTGNVIDALRRGAEILEPHGLVMVLEPLSDTPNLFLRTSDQTYEICRGVNSKSCKILYDIYHMQKNEGRVIHNIEATWSEIDYFQIGDEPGRNEPTTGEINYKNIFKYIYTRSKKEGRNFILGMEHGNSQKGKEGEAALIKAYVDSDNFTI from the coding sequence ATGCTCCGCAGAAACTTTGTTAAATCATCTCTTGGAATAGCCGGTGCTGCCATTGCAGCGAATGAGGCTTTTGCAGCTCCAACTTCTAACATGGCAAAAAATACCTTCAAACTAAAATACGCTTCCCACTTCGGTATGTTTCAAAACAGTGCCGGAAAAGATGTGATTGATCAGCTTAAATTCATGGCTGACCAGGGATTTATGGCTTTGGAAGATAACGGTATGATGGGTCGTCCGGTTGAAGAGCAGGAAAAAATCGCCAAGGAAATGACTCGTTTGGGAATGGAAATGGGCGTTTTTGTTGTGGATAAAGGTGGAAACGGAGCAAATACATTAGCGTCCAACAAAAAAGAACATATTGATATTTTTCTTGCGGGCTGTAAAAAAGCAGTCGAAACAGCAAAGCGTGTGAACGCAAAATGGATGACGGTTGTACCAGGAGATTTCGACCGCAGTCTGCCGATTGGTGTACAAACCGGAAACGTTATTGATGCACTGCGAAGAGGAGCTGAAATCCTGGAACCACATGGTTTGGTCATGGTTTTGGAGCCATTAAGTGATACGCCAAACTTGTTTTTACGTACTTCCGACCAGACTTACGAAATCTGCCGCGGTGTAAACAGCAAGTCATGTAAAATCCTGTATGACATTTATCACATGCAGAAAAATGAAGGTCGCGTTATCCATAATATCGAAGCAACATGGAGTGAAATCGATTATTTCCAGATTGGCGACGAACCTGGAAGAAACGAACCAACCACAGGAGAAATCAACTATAAAAATATTTTCAAATACATCTACACCCGCAGCAAAAAAGAAGGAAGAAATTTCATCCTGGGTATGGAACACGGAAATTCTCAAAAAGGAAAAGAAGGAGAAGCTGCGTTAATTAAGGCTTATGTAGACAGCGATAATTTTACAATTTGA
- a CDS encoding PVC-type heme-binding CxxCH protein yields the protein MKRINYFKSAFLVAANLCFFSLNGICQVVDTLAKIHPDSLYATFSEPEKRFSRNAVAGLQTADGLETTLFASEPLITNPINIDVDHRGRVWVCESYNYRPAVNGKSELSVGDRIVILEDTTGDGKADVTKVFYQGSELNSPLGIWVMGNKAIVSQSPYVWLFTDTDGDDKADKKEVLFKGIGGTQQDAGVHAFVFGPDGKFYFNYGNAGKQLVDGEDRPLLDKYERPIDFRQYRQGVVFRVDQEFRNVEILAENFHNGFEIAVDSYGTMWQSDQEEPGNGADRVNYVMENGNFGYIDEMSGASWRINHTNLEDEIPRRHWHQNDPGVVPNLLETGSGLPMGMVVYEGDLLPRRYWDQIILADAGQNTVRAFPMQPDGAGFKSTGILSLLEGKRDKWFRPTDVCVAPDGSLIISDWYDPVAGSHKMKDKSRGRIFRIAPPGTPYKIPVYDLTSPVEAVKALQSPNLSQRYLAWNACVKLGMAAEPELENLFRLYNGNPKLRARALWVLNKIEGFSYRNLDIGFRELNPNLRIVTLRAVRQRNSDPTEYIKRLTSDPNPQVRRECALAINHNHTYEALDVWLQLAQQYKGNDRWSVEALSIGAIGQWERIFPAWLAKAGKNPGASDSGKDLIWLARTRQAIPYLTDLASDTSVTFKSRLRYFRAFDFFHAGYEKSQALMHVMDVKSSDRIEVSKLALLHLDKSFVTNSQQGLTALNKLLDETYGTEDYIELVTRYAPESENSRLFQMAVEKSGSVIGRDAGALLLEIAGVSFITDKLSTLNDSKKSALLASLQTAGSAESVFILRSTVLDVGQKESVRAAAARSLGGSWPGEDAVVKLLKQNQIDGDIREAALEGVKNAFREDVKKELAPYFPKPVEPVVVAEEVEQPKSKKERRRKRKGD from the coding sequence TTGAAACGAATTAATTACTTTAAGTCTGCCTTTCTGGTTGCCGCAAATCTTTGTTTTTTTAGTCTGAATGGTATATGCCAAGTGGTTGATACACTGGCAAAAATTCATCCGGATAGTTTGTATGCAACTTTCAGCGAACCTGAAAAACGATTTTCAAGAAATGCTGTCGCTGGTCTTCAAACAGCTGACGGACTTGAAACAACCCTTTTCGCTTCTGAGCCATTAATTACCAATCCGATCAATATCGATGTCGACCATCGCGGACGTGTCTGGGTTTGCGAATCTTATAATTATCGTCCTGCCGTTAATGGAAAATCAGAACTGAGTGTTGGAGACCGGATCGTGATTCTGGAAGATACAACCGGTGATGGAAAAGCGGATGTGACCAAAGTTTTTTACCAGGGTTCAGAATTAAACTCTCCGTTGGGAATCTGGGTGATGGGCAACAAAGCCATCGTTTCCCAAAGTCCGTACGTGTGGCTTTTCACCGATACCGATGGTGATGATAAGGCTGATAAAAAGGAAGTTCTTTTTAAAGGAATTGGAGGAACACAACAGGATGCCGGGGTTCACGCTTTTGTATTTGGCCCGGATGGGAAATTTTATTTCAATTATGGAAATGCAGGAAAACAGCTTGTAGACGGAGAAGATCGTCCACTTTTAGATAAATATGAAAGACCAATCGATTTCCGACAATACCGTCAGGGAGTCGTTTTTCGTGTTGATCAGGAATTCAGAAATGTAGAAATACTAGCCGAAAATTTTCATAATGGTTTTGAAATCGCCGTTGATAGTTATGGTACAATGTGGCAGTCGGATCAGGAAGAACCTGGCAATGGTGCTGACCGGGTTAACTATGTCATGGAAAATGGGAATTTCGGCTACATTGATGAAATGAGCGGAGCCAGCTGGCGTATCAACCATACCAATCTGGAAGATGAAATTCCGCGGCGTCACTGGCATCAGAATGATCCGGGAGTAGTACCAAATTTATTAGAAACTGGCTCAGGACTGCCCATGGGAATGGTGGTTTATGAAGGAGATTTATTACCGAGACGTTATTGGGATCAAATTATTCTGGCTGATGCCGGGCAAAATACAGTTCGTGCTTTTCCAATGCAACCCGATGGAGCTGGTTTTAAATCAACTGGGATTCTTTCGCTTTTGGAAGGAAAAAGAGATAAATGGTTTCGTCCGACGGATGTTTGTGTAGCACCGGACGGTTCGCTGATTATTTCAGACTGGTATGACCCGGTGGCAGGTTCTCACAAAATGAAGGACAAAAGCAGAGGCCGGATTTTCAGGATTGCGCCTCCAGGCACGCCCTATAAAATCCCGGTATATGATTTAACTTCTCCGGTTGAGGCAGTGAAAGCGTTACAAAGTCCTAATTTATCCCAGCGTTACCTGGCCTGGAATGCCTGTGTAAAACTAGGTATGGCAGCAGAACCGGAGCTTGAAAATTTATTCAGATTATACAATGGAAATCCAAAATTACGCGCCCGTGCACTTTGGGTTTTGAATAAAATTGAAGGTTTTAGTTATAGAAACCTGGATATTGGTTTTAGGGAATTAAATCCAAATTTGCGTATCGTAACTTTAAGAGCGGTTCGTCAAAGAAACAGCGATCCTACGGAATATATCAAAAGATTAACCTCCGACCCAAATCCACAGGTGCGCCGGGAATGTGCTTTGGCCATTAATCATAACCATACTTACGAAGCGCTGGATGTTTGGCTGCAACTGGCACAGCAATATAAAGGCAATGACCGCTGGTCTGTGGAGGCGCTAAGCATTGGTGCGATAGGTCAGTGGGAAAGAATTTTTCCTGCATGGCTTGCAAAGGCCGGGAAAAATCCTGGTGCCTCGGATTCCGGAAAAGATTTGATTTGGCTGGCAAGAACCAGACAAGCAATTCCGTACTTAACTGATCTGGCTTCGGATACGTCAGTTACTTTTAAAAGCAGATTACGTTATTTCCGGGCCTTCGACTTTTTCCACGCAGGCTATGAAAAATCGCAGGCACTGATGCATGTGATGGATGTAAAATCATCTGACCGGATTGAAGTCAGCAAACTGGCATTGCTGCATTTGGACAAATCTTTTGTTACGAATTCCCAGCAAGGATTGACGGCGCTAAATAAATTGCTTGACGAAACATACGGTACCGAAGATTATATTGAACTAGTAACCAGATATGCCCCGGAGTCTGAAAATTCAAGGTTATTCCAAATGGCCGTTGAAAAATCTGGCAGTGTTATTGGCCGGGATGCCGGTGCTTTGCTTCTGGAAATTGCCGGCGTTTCTTTTATTACCGACAAATTATCTACCTTAAACGATTCGAAAAAATCAGCTTTACTGGCTTCTCTTCAAACCGCGGGAAGCGCGGAATCTGTATTTATTTTACGATCAACGGTATTGGATGTTGGTCAAAAAGAATCCGTTCGGGCGGCAGCAGCGCGTTCTCTTGGAGGGTCTTGGCCTGGGGAAGATGCGGTGGTAAAGTTGTTAAAGCAAAATCAGATCGATGGAGATATCAGGGAAGCTGCTTTGGAAGGTGTTAAAAATGCTTTCCGGGAAGATGTAAAAAAAGAACTGGCTCCTTATTTCCCAAAGCCTGTTGAACCGGTCGTTGTTGCAGAAGAAGTGGAGCAGCCAAAAAGTAAAAAGGAAAGAAGAAGAAAGAGAAAAGGAGATTAA